A window from Planococcus maritimus encodes these proteins:
- a CDS encoding NCS2 family permease codes for MKKYFQFEELGTNYRQEFIGGLTTFLAMAYILVVNPLTLTMDSIPDLDPALRMDYGAVFVATALAAAIGSLLMGIIAKYPLALAPGMGLNAFFSYTVVLTYGVPWQTALTGVLVSGLIFILLTLSGIRETIINAIPAQLKYAVGAGIGLYITFIGLQNAGIIVGNPDTLVGLGDLTTGSALLAIFGLFITVIMMVRGVKGGIFFGILIAAVVGMVFQVISLPTAVIDLNVPSLAPTFGVALEPIFNDPGSLMTIQFLVIVLTFLFVDFFDTAGTLVAVANQAGLMKDNKLPRAGKALLADSIATVSGAIFGTSTTTSYIESTSGVAAGARSGFASVVTGILFLIAILFYPLLSVITSAVTAPALIIVGVLMVSALGQIEWGKFEIAVPAFLTMIAMPLGYSIATGIAIGFIFYPITMLVAGRRKEIHPIMYGLFVIFVLYFIFLV; via the coding sequence ATGAAGAAATATTTTCAGTTTGAAGAACTTGGCACAAACTATCGTCAAGAATTTATCGGCGGTTTAACCACATTTTTAGCGATGGCGTATATTTTGGTAGTCAATCCATTAACGCTGACGATGGACTCGATTCCTGATTTGGATCCGGCCCTTCGCATGGATTATGGTGCAGTATTTGTGGCGACAGCGTTAGCAGCTGCTATCGGAAGCTTATTGATGGGAATCATAGCAAAATACCCGCTTGCTTTGGCGCCAGGTATGGGCCTCAACGCGTTCTTCTCTTATACGGTTGTTCTTACCTACGGTGTGCCTTGGCAAACCGCATTGACGGGGGTATTGGTTTCAGGCTTGATTTTTATCCTGCTGACATTGTCGGGCATCCGTGAAACCATCATCAATGCCATTCCGGCCCAATTGAAATACGCAGTCGGTGCGGGTATTGGCCTTTATATTACGTTTATCGGATTGCAAAATGCCGGGATCATTGTAGGCAATCCGGATACACTTGTTGGGCTCGGCGATTTAACGACTGGATCCGCTTTGCTCGCAATCTTCGGCTTATTTATTACCGTGATCATGATGGTTCGTGGAGTAAAGGGAGGGATTTTCTTTGGGATTCTGATTGCTGCTGTCGTCGGCATGGTTTTCCAAGTAATCAGCTTACCGACTGCAGTCATTGATTTAAATGTTCCGAGCCTCGCGCCGACATTCGGCGTAGCACTCGAACCCATCTTTAATGACCCGGGTTCATTAATGACTATCCAATTCTTAGTCATTGTACTGACATTTTTGTTCGTAGACTTTTTCGACACTGCCGGAACATTGGTGGCGGTAGCGAACCAAGCTGGTCTAATGAAAGACAATAAATTACCACGCGCTGGAAAAGCTTTGCTCGCGGATTCAATTGCAACGGTGAGTGGAGCTATCTTCGGAACTTCGACTACTACGTCATACATTGAGTCGACGTCTGGTGTAGCAGCTGGAGCACGTTCCGGTTTTGCTTCGGTGGTTACAGGAATTCTATTCCTGATTGCGATTCTTTTCTATCCATTGTTGTCAGTAATCACAAGCGCGGTCACAGCGCCAGCCTTGATCATTGTCGGCGTCCTGATGGTCTCAGCTCTTGGTCAAATTGAATGGGGTAAGTTTGAGATTGCTGTTCCAGCCTTTCTAACAATGATCGCGATGCCGCTTGGTTATAGTATCGCTACGGGGATTGCGATTGGCTTTATCTTCTATCCGATCACGATGTTGGTTGCAGGAAGAAGAAAAGAAATTCATCCTATCATGTATGGGCTATTCGTTATTTTTGTTTTGTATTTCATTTTCTTAGTCTAA